From a region of the Vibrio ostreae genome:
- the rbsB gene encoding ribose ABC transporter substrate-binding protein RbsB, with the protein MKKLATLISAALLSSTVSVSAQAQDTVAIVLSTLNNPFFVSMKDGAEAKAQELGYNLIVLDSQNDPSKELSNVEDLTVRGVKAILINPTDSDAVSNAIRIANNSNIPVLTLDRGASRGKVVSHIASDNVVGGEMAGHYIMEKVGEKAKVIQLEGIAGTSAARERGEGFMNAVNGSEMQLMASQPADFDRTKGLNVMENLLAANPDVQAVFAQNDEMALGALRAVQASGKDVVIVGFDGTDDGIAAVKRGKLAATVAQQPDLIGALGVETADQVLKGEQVDEYIPVPLKIIAE; encoded by the coding sequence ATGAAAAAACTCGCAACCTTGATCTCTGCTGCTCTTCTTTCTTCAACCGTTTCTGTTTCAGCTCAGGCTCAGGACACTGTCGCTATCGTGCTCTCGACGCTGAACAACCCGTTTTTTGTATCGATGAAAGATGGCGCTGAAGCCAAAGCACAGGAGCTGGGTTACAACCTGATTGTGCTTGATTCACAAAATGACCCGAGCAAAGAGCTGTCGAACGTGGAAGACCTGACTGTTCGTGGTGTGAAAGCGATCCTGATTAACCCAACGGATTCTGATGCGGTTTCCAATGCGATTCGCATTGCCAACAATTCCAACATTCCGGTTCTGACGCTGGATCGTGGCGCAAGCCGTGGGAAAGTGGTCAGCCACATTGCTTCTGACAACGTGGTTGGCGGCGAAATGGCCGGTCACTACATCATGGAAAAAGTGGGTGAGAAGGCAAAAGTGATTCAGCTGGAAGGTATTGCCGGTACGTCTGCAGCGCGTGAGCGTGGCGAAGGTTTCATGAACGCAGTGAACGGCAGCGAAATGCAGCTGATGGCGAGCCAGCCTGCTGACTTCGATCGTACGAAAGGCCTGAACGTAATGGAAAACCTGCTGGCAGCTAACCCGGATGTCCAGGCTGTATTCGCCCAGAACGATGAGATGGCGCTGGGCGCACTACGCGCAGTTCAGGCATCAGGTAAAGACGTTGTCATCGTCGGCTTTGACGGTACTGACGATGGCATCGCCGCGGTGAAACGTGGCAAACTGGCCGCAACTGTGGCTCAGCAACCGGATCTGATTGGTGCGCTTGGCGTAGAAACGGCTGACCAGGTACTGAAAGGTGAACAAGTGGATGAATACATTCCGGTCCCGCTGAAAATCATCGCTGAATAA